A window from Akkermansia muciniphila encodes these proteins:
- a CDS encoding small basic protein, whose protein sequence is MSKHSSLKATGTVGGKRSVLKRFERVKLLKERGEWKKGQSPLGLPKTKHEA, encoded by the coding sequence ATGTCCAAGCATTCCAGCCTCAAAGCAACCGGTACCGTAGGCGGCAAGCGTTCCGTCCTGAAGCGTTTTGAACGCGTCAAGCTTCTCAAGGAACGCGGCGAATGGAAGAAGGGCCAAAGCCCCCTCGGCCTGCCGAAGACCAAGCATGAAGCTTAA
- the trmD gene encoding tRNA (guanosine(37)-N1)-methyltransferase TrmD yields the protein MAAGLIIDVLSLFPEMVEAPLGGSILGKAREKGLVEVRCHNIRDWTVDKHRKTDDYLCGGGQGMLLKPEPIFAAVEELRRPETRVVLMTPQGRTFNQSLAGELAASGGHLIILCGHYEGVDHRVVEELVDVELSIGDYILTNGAIAAVVVIDAVARLIPGVLGDERSSVEESFSNGLLEAPAYTKPNVFRGMAVPDILLGGNHPAIEKWKHGKSLERTRLNRPDLWRAWLKAHPEDAVE from the coding sequence ATGGCCGCCGGACTGATTATTGACGTTCTTTCCCTGTTCCCGGAGATGGTGGAAGCCCCCCTGGGCGGCAGCATCCTGGGTAAGGCCCGTGAAAAGGGGCTGGTGGAGGTGCGCTGCCATAACATCCGTGACTGGACGGTGGACAAGCACCGCAAGACGGACGACTACCTCTGCGGGGGCGGGCAGGGCATGCTGTTGAAACCGGAACCCATTTTTGCCGCCGTGGAGGAACTCCGCAGGCCGGAAACGCGCGTGGTGCTGATGACCCCGCAGGGCCGCACCTTCAATCAGTCCCTGGCCGGGGAGCTGGCCGCATCCGGCGGCCACCTCATCATTCTCTGCGGGCATTATGAGGGGGTGGACCACCGCGTGGTGGAAGAGCTGGTGGATGTGGAGCTGTCCATCGGGGATTATATTCTCACGAACGGGGCGATTGCCGCCGTGGTGGTGATTGATGCCGTAGCGCGCCTGATTCCCGGTGTGCTGGGGGATGAACGCTCTTCCGTGGAGGAATCTTTTTCCAACGGCCTTCTGGAGGCGCCCGCCTATACCAAGCCGAATGTGTTCCGCGGGATGGCCGTTCCGGACATTCTGCTGGGCGGCAACCATCCCGCCATTGAAAAGTGGAAGCACGGGAAATCTCTGGAGCGTACGCGGCTGAACCGTCCGGATTTATGGAGGGCGTGGCTGAAGGCGCATCCGGAGGATGCCGTGGAATGA